The genomic region CcataaacagacagaaatacagacacagccagaaatacaggcacagacagagatacaggcACAGCTAGAGATAGAGAAACATCTAGAAATACAGAGACAGCCAGAGATACAGCCTGAGATGCAGACACAGCCAGATGTACTGACACAGATGGAAATACAGTCACAgtcagagatacagacacaaccagagatacagacacaaccagagatacagacacaaccagaggtacagacagagccagagatacagacacagaaagacattaaaatacaaccagtcagagatacagacagaaccAGAAATAGAGACAAAgccagagatacagacacagccTGAGATATGGACACAGCCAGAAATACAGACCCAGccagaaatacagacacagccagaagTACATCCACAGTCAGAGATAGAGACACAATCAGAAATACGGACACAGCTagatatacagacacactcagaaatATGGACACAGCCAAAGATACAGAcacatataaaaatacagacacagccagaaatacaggcacagacagagatacagtcACAgtcagagatacagacacagccagagatacagacacaaccagaggtacagacacagaaatacattaaaatacaaccagagatacagacacagtcagagatacagacagaaccAGAAATAGAGACAAAGCCAGAGATACAGTCTCAGCCTGAGATATGGACACAgccagagatacagacacagccagagatacagacacagccagaagTACATCCACAGTCAGAGATAGAGACACAATCAGAAATACGGACACAGccagatatacagacacactcagaaatATTGACACAgccagagatacagacacatatAGAAATACAGACACAGCCAAAAATACAGGCCcagacagatatacagacacagCTAGAGATAGAGAAACATCTAGAAATGCAGAGACAGCCAGTGATGCAGACACAGCCAGATGTACTGACACAGCTGGAAATACTGTCACagtcagagacacagacacagccagagatacagacacaaccagaggtacagacagagccagagatacagacacagaaagacattaaaatacaaccagaaatacagacagagatacagacagagatacagacagaaccAGAAATAGAGACAAAgccagagatacagacacagccTGAGATATGGACACAgccagagatacagacacagccagaaatacagacacagccagaagTACATCCACAGTCAGAGATAGAGacacaatcagaaatacagacacagccagatatacagacacactcagaaatATGGACACAgccagagatacagacacatatAGAAATACAGACACAGCCAAAAAtacaggcacagacagagatacagacacagctAGAGATAGAGAAACATGTAGAAATACAGAGACAGCCAGAGATGCTGACACAGCTGGAAATACAGTCACAgtcagagatacagacacaaccagaggtacagacagagccagagatacagacacagaaatacattaaaatacaacCAGAAATACAgtcagagatacagacagaaccAGGAATAGAGACAAAgccagagatacagacacagccAAAGATATGGACACAgccagagatacagacacagccAGAAATACATTCGCAgtcagagatacagacacaatcagaaatacagacacagacagagatacagacacatacagagatagagacagagacagaaatacGGACACAGCCAAAGATACAGACACAGCCAGAAatacaggcacagacacagctAGAGATAGAGAAACATCTAGAAATACAGAGACAGCCAGAGATACAgcctgagaaacagacacagccagATGTACTTACACAGCCGGAAATACAGTCACAgtcagagatacagacacagccagagatacagacacaaccagaggtacagacagagcCAGAGATGCAGACACAaccagagatacagacacaaccAGAGATAcatacagagatagagacacaTACAaggatacagacacagacagaaatacagacacaacCACAGATACAGCCAGAGCTACAGCCTGAGATACAGACACAGCCAGatgtacagacacaggcagaaatACAGTCACAGTCAGAGATACAGACccatacagagatacagacacagccagagaaacagtcagagatACAGATAAAGCCAGAGttacagacagagatacagatcCAACCAGAGTTACAGACAGAGATGCAGACACAACCAGAGTTACAGACACAACCGGAGGTACAGACACAACCAAAGGTACAGACACAACCAGAGTTACAGACAGGGACAAGCGGAGAACAGCAAAGTAGGGGTTCACATTACCATGAACAGCTGAGCCCCGGGGCCCCGCCCTGCTCCAGCCCCCCAGCCACAGAACCTCAGAGCGGGCAGCAGGATCCCGTCAGCACCCGTCGGAGTGGTTCACCTGCCAACAGCATGGCACTAGTCCACCCCTCACCCCTGCCCAGCTCCAACGCCCCCTCGACCCCTCAGGGCAGGCAGCAGGATACCTTTCCCAGCCGCCTGGCCCAAACACAGACCTCATCCCAACCCCAGGAGTCAGCTCACCACATCCTCCTGACAGATGGCCACTGCTGTCTGAGTCACGGTCTTGAAACATCACACCGCGATGCAACAGGAGGGGTTTATATTAATGATGGTGACAGAAATACACTCTTGACATCTGTCCCAACCTCAGTCATTGATCAGGGAGGTGAGATACACACATTCTCTGCTCTGGGATCTGATAAGGGATCAGACGTTAAGTCCCTGAGGGCTGATAAGGGTGGAGCCACCATGCGCACGCTGGGCGGTGGAAACGCACTGCCCCGGACGCACACACCCTCTCAGATTCAGAAGCCAGCCTGTAACGGAGAGAAAGccagggaggagaaggaggcggGGAGGAAGAAAAGTACACTTGGAGATTCTTTCGTAGTGGCTGCTAATGCTGCCGGCAACGCGTTGCCCCTGACAACACTCGCGATGCCAGAAATGAGAGAATACAAGGGAGAGGTAAGAAACAAGCCACTCGATCTgttggagaggaacagagaccgAGCTGCAACAGTCTCTACTCCGGCGGTAGAAACAGAGACGGCACTGTTACAAGAAGGAGACGGAAGAGGAGGTGCAGGGGGAATAGTGGCGAGTCTGCTGGGTGGCTTTgcaggagaggagcagagagaaacGGCCCTCCCGGCAACCACACACCACCAGGGCTTAATTCACATCGGGATAAAAAGCTCACCTGCACTCCCTGCTAAAGACACCGACACAACGACTGGATCTGTGTCTGACCAGGACTGCAGCTGCCACACACTGCCTCAAAGcccagaggagaggaagggaggggggcagCCTGGACCTACGGGTGACACCCAAACgactgacacagagagaaagagggagggggtgaaggagagagaggagtctgGACTCCAGGCAGAAGAACACACCGTCACTaatgcctctctgtctcccctcggGGTAATCACCGGACCTCACTGCTGGGAAGACAACAGCGCCGCTACTGCCACCGgattggagagagagggggaggagacgagagaggagaggggaggggtgtcCGGAAAGCAGGTTTTAGTGAGCCGTCCAACAGTGACCGGCCTTGCTGGCTGGGTGTCATCAGCTGGGAGTCAGACGTGTCCGCCCCCTGTCGCTGCCACTGCCGTCGTCTCTTCTCCTGGTAGCTCCACGCCACAGTCGCTATGTGGCTGGGGTGAGCTCATCCtaccctcctccacctccatcagCGGCAGCATCATCTCTGCTGATGAGAGCCGTTTCTCTCCTccgctccccctctctctgcctctccgaCAGCAAGACGACAGGGATTCAGCTCattcacctctccctccctctcggcTCAGCACCTCTGCTGAAGGAGAACTAGGCAGCCTTGCTCAGCCTCTGCTCCTACGGCAGGCAGACAGCAGAGATTTAGATCTCCGCTCAGCTCTCTTCCCGTCCTCACTGTGCTCTGAGCCTGCATGGTCCCAGGACTCGGCCAACAACACAAAGAGAGGCTCAGAGAACAGAGAATCAGCAGATCGGTCTTGCCCGATACAAACCCTGAAGTCGGAGGAGAAAAGAGCTATCCTAGGTCTTAAAGACAACTCTGCTACAGAGTCTCAGCGCTCCAGCAGCAACACGGCGAGAGGCACCGAGAAGGAGGACAGCACTCGTCTCACACAGAGCCAGGGGGGAACGGAGAGTCATGTGCAGAAAACGGAACCTTCCCAAACCTTCGTAGGAGAATTACAACAAGCCTCCGTCGCagcaacaaccacagaggctggaGGAGAACCGGGTCCAAGCAAAGCCTCTGcactgtcctcctcctcccctgttaTCTCAGCGCTGCCTCCGACGGTCCTCCAGTCTCAGCACCGCTCGGCTGCGGAGGGGAGCCACCCTCAACAGGTCCACATTGTCTCTCAGAGTGACGCCTCACTCCTCAGGTCAGTCATCCCTCAGTCTGTCCTGGGACCGCCCACTATGGCTGCCATCGGGGTTTTACAGCTACATGCCAGGGACAGTGTGGGGGGCACCAGGAAgttgtttttcaacaaaacGCTAACAGCGGATGATGAATCCTCTGCAGCCCTTAACTACGTTCCGGCCTCAGACCCGGCTGCTGTATTGGCACACGCCTCTCTGCCTCCACTGAAGGTTCATGAGAATCTGCGTCACCCAGTGACTGAGGCTAGCTTCACCTCCCACAACTTCCTCAAGCCAGTCACCCCGCCCCCTCGCTCACAGACCCCGACACAACCATCTCAAGTCGGGGACACACTGCCATCACTGACCCCTGCTGACTTCCAGGGGGAGTCGCAGCAGAAGACCCAGGCTGGGATGACAGGAAATGAGGATGGCAGAGAGAAAGACTTGGAAAAAATAGTAGTGACACCTTGTGTGTCAGCAGTGACGGGGCTTATATCAAGCCCACATGGAGCCTCTGAAGGATTAGTAGTTGAAGAAAAGCCAAACAGTCACCCAGACTCAGTGGTTCCAACTCCTCTCACTAGAGTTCCACTGCAACCTTCCCATGACCCAATCCCAAACTCAGAACAGGTGGTGATCCAACCACCTCGTCCTCCCTCTTCTTCACTGGCATCACGTCAGAAGCACCTAACTGGCATCACCTCCAGTGAGGACGTTTTCCAGGTCTTTTTCGAGGGTGAGTCCAATTTTGCCGGGCCGGTCTGCGGGGCCCGGTGTCAGTGTGCAGTGCCTGGACCAGGGTCCCTCCATACTCAGCCTGACAGTGGATCAAATGCTAATGGAGATTATATGACCCCGGGCACCACAGTAACCACTCTGACAAAGCCGGATGAGGATCAGACCATCATCCAGCCTAGTCAGCCCACAAGCCAATTAGGCCAATCAGATCAATCAGATAACCACGATCTACCTGTTGCCAGTCATATGGACAGCAGAGATGAGGTTAGACAGAATCCACCGAGTTCCAGAGACCGTCTCTCCATGGATTTGGCTTGGGTCAGGAATGAGGGTAAAGAAGAGGCTGATAATAAGGCTGAGTCTGTGCTTCATGTTTCAAAAACAGTTGTACTTAACCAGCCTTTTTCAGATCCTCTGAAAGGTGAAGAGGGATGTCACAGTGCTGATTTCTCTTCTGCGGCTGAGGCTATCACTGATGTTAAGGAAACGATTGTGGCTGAGGCTAACACTGATGTTAAGGAAACGATTGTGGCTGAGGCTAACACTGATGTTAAGGAAACGACCGTGGCTGAGGCGAACACTGATGTTAAGGAAACGACTGTGGCTGAGGCTAACACTGATGTTAAGGAAACGATTGTGGCTGAGGCTAACACTGATGTTAAGGAAACGATTGTGGCTGAGGCTAACACTGATGTTAAGGAAACGATTGTGGCTGAGGCTAACACTGATGTTAAGGAAACAATTGTGGCTGAGGCTAACACTGATGTTAAGGAAACGACCGTGGCTGAGGCTAACACTGATGTAAAGGAAACGACTGTGGCTGAGGCTAACACTGATGTTAGGGAAATGACTGTGGCTTTGGCAAAGGCTGATGTTGAGGAAACAACTGTCGCTATAGGTACAAATGAGGTTGAAGAAAAGACTGTGGCATTAGTTAAGGCTAAGGCTAAAGTTGAAGAAAATATGTTAGTTTTAGCCAAGGCTGAAGTTGAAAAAAATACTATGACTTTAGCTAAGCCTGAAGTTCTGGAGAAGACTGTGGTTTTAGCTAAAGCTAAGAATGAAGTTCAGACAGTGACTAGAACTGAGGCTGAATTGACTAAGTCTAATACTCTGGAGGTAACAGCATTTAATCATCTGCCTTCCCCTTCAATGAGTGATCACTGTGAATATCCAGAGCCGGTGATGATCCTCAAGCATCCAGGGCCCATGCTGAGTCACCACGAGTTCATCAACGACTATGACGTTGCACTTCCTGGAGTCTGGGACAGTGATGGCCGCAGTCATTATGACAGCGTCGCACTTCCCGATCACGTGCTACAGGAAGTGACACTGGCAGCATCTGTAATACTGGATTCAGAATACAAAGATTACCTGAGGCACAGGAAAGATGATGAGGACGAGGAAGAGCATGAGATGGGTGGCAGTGGTGACAAAGAACAACTGGCTGAACCGGGTAAGGATGAGATCAGTCAGAAGCTTCCAGAGAAGGCCTTCATCTCAGAATCCGTATTCCTGAACATTCCACTACAGCATGACTCCACAGGCCTAAATAACGGGAGTGAGTCTGTAAAGAGAGATCTGCCTCTTCCATCCAAACCACAGGCCTCTGAAAGGCTTCACAGTGGGACGGACACCAGTTCACCAGCGAACCAATCTGCAGAATTATCAGCGACTGGATCTGATTACATCATTCCCCTCCATGCAGGTGACTCTGGAGCTGAGCCCAAGGCAAAAAAGCCTATCAGGGGAAATCTATTCAACAGCGGTGAGTCCATTAATGATGACATGATAAATGTCAGCCCACCTCTTGGTCCTGGGCAACCAATCAGCAGCCAGCCTCTCGACATTAACACAGCAGAGAAACAAGGGGACAAAATGAAAGGCAATAATACATTAGTCAAAAGGAAAGAAGAGACTAAACCAAATGAGAAGCAAAATGAGGAAGAGCACAAAACTGGAGATCAGTTTTTCCCAACCTCACCAGAGGAAAAGGggcaaatagaaaaacaaacgcaGGATAATAGACAGGAAATAGAAGAGGGTGAAAAGCAGAATCAGATAATTAGACTGTTGCAGTGTAATGACACTGCTAAAACAGCACAAgcggaagacagacagaccacagaCCGGCCTCCAGAACCGGAAGAAAAACAGGAATACACAGCCATTAAGGAGGAGGGACATGACAGGAGTGGAATAACAGGTAATGGACCAGAAATGCCGTCTCCTGACTCTGTCTTTCTAGACAGCACAGAAAGGGGGGAAGGAAATGATGGTGATGGCTGTGAAGTATGCCCGGGGGCAGATCAAAACAATGGGTCAGAAGCAGTGAAAGGAAAAGAGCAGGGAAAAGTGGAaggaagagaaaggaagagTGTGAGAACGAGTGAAGAAGAGGAAAAGGCTGTTTCCTCATCTGACCCCGTCCAGGCTCCTGCTGGATCGGAGCCCCGGCAAGACCCTAGACATTCACCCTCTTCTTCTGGGTCAGCACAGTGCCTCTACGCCGGGATGTCAACGCCAGCAACATTAACAGCAGAGACATGTGAGGGGACCAGAGACACCTCTGGAcccaattcaattcaaaatgcAGCTCTTAACCAGTCAGATTCAGCATTTATTCTAAAAGCTTTTTCTTGGCAAAAGGAACAAGGACCAAAGCATGAGAAACCAGGGGCCAGCACTGCCTCAGAGGATGGATCATGTGGCTGTTTAGCAAGTGACCGAGGACGaaaaacagacaacaacacacgcacagagaacCTCGCAGCCTCAACACTGTTGCCAGGGGTAACAGAGGGAGCCGAGAGCACCCTGGGACATTTGATTCAGGAAGAGAACAGAACGTTAAGTGACAGCAACTATAGCGCAATTGATAATGAGAAAAGCAAAGAAGTACATGGAGTGAAAGCTGGAGAGagcaatggagagagggatggtgagagagctggagagagggatggtgagagagctggagagagggatggtgagagagctggagggagggatggagggagtgatGGTGAGAGAGCTGGAGGGAGGGCAATGCCAGGTTTAGTCGTTGAAGTCGTGACTGATTCGAAGAGTTCAGATCTCAAGTCAATGATCTGGTCAGTGATGGGCGAGAATCATGTGGAGGATAAGAGTCAGGGATCTGGCCTTGTGGCACGAGCTTGTCAAGACCAACGCAGCAAAACAGAGGCCGTAGAGAACACTACAGCCCCCGTTGAATCAGATCCATCCCAGTGTGAGACTTCTCTGGACTGTCGTGCCTCGTCGTCACCCTCATCGCAGTCGCATGGCCCTGAGGAGCACAGTACTCACCAGAATAGCTTCCCTCCCAGCCTGGGCCATTCTGTTGACACTTCTCAAAGCTTAAACCAGCAGTCAAAACTTAGCCCAGATCACCAGGCAACTGTCACTGTCAATTTAAACCCTGACCAGGTCACAGACATTGCTGTCAAGCTGGCACGTGATTCACACCCTGGGGATATCAATGCCAATCTATTGGAATCAGAATGTGAGCCAAAGGAAACACGTTTAGCTCATCATACAGCAATTGTTGGGACCAGCCACAGTAGTGAGACTAACACTGCTGTACTGGAAGCCACTGACACAACCATGACTTCCATGGCAAGTCACAGGGTAGAACAAGCTGCTCTGGAAGCAAAACCTGCCTCAGACAGAGATGTCTCAGAAGAGGACATGACAGCCttggacaggaagagagaaaagaagatgAGAGCATTGGCAAaaaggatggaggagaggaaacaAAAGCTAAAGAAAGcgaaagaggaaaaagagggaaCACATAAGATTTCAACAAATGAGGCGGGTGAGACAGTTTCACAGGCGACCACAGAACCACAGACAGTGATGTCAGTTACCAGGCCTTCTACAGAACCACCGACAGAGATGTCAGTTACTGGTCCAACCACAGAACCACAGACAGAGATGCTAGTTACTGGGCCTTCTACAGAACCACAGACAGTGATGTCAGTTACTGGACCTTCTGCAGCACCACAGACCGTGATGTCAGTTACTGGTCCAACCAAAGAACCACACACAGAGATGCCAGTAACTGGTCCTACCAAAGAACCACAGACAGAGATGTCAGTTACTGGGCCTAGCTCAGAACCAGAGACAGACTGGTTGGCTGCTCTCCGATCTCATGCAGCATTGCTCTCCCAGTCCACAAAACAGAATACAGCAGAGTCCTCTGAGAAAACGACACCTCCCAGGTaatgcagatgtgtgtgtgatgagacCACTGATATGGGCTAGTAGGTGTGTGAACAGCAGTGTTCCAGTCATACAAATCTAACGCCAGGTTGTAACATCAATGTTAGAACGACCCATACTTCTTCAGGCTTGAAGGGCTTAATGCTTTTATATTGAAATATGGGTTATGAAATATGGGCAGAACAACAAGCTTCTTCATCTGATAAGATATCTCATGAAATAAGCTGCCATTTGGTTTATTTTGAAAATCGGATATCACTATTATACAGATGGTAGGGAAACATCCTCTCACAGAGAGCCAGGGATCAATATAGAAACCCACAGAAACCTTcccacatgtacagtatgtataacTCACTTATGCCTTGTTGCACCTTACTGTGTGGGATTGGATGTAGAAGGTCCTAAATAGTAGCCATAtcttctctcttcttcttctgtctttattatatatttcttctaataataataatgtaataaaaaaaacactaaaacccATTCAATATCCATCTTGCTTTAGAGCAGAAGTGTCGAAGTAATGTGCTGGGAAGATACGCAGAAACTGTCCTTTATCCATACCTTTTTAAATTGTTGACACAACCCGATTAATGATGATATTGTAAGTAAACAACTTTAATCTCGGAACAGATTTGATTAATTTTAAAGTATATAGTTGTCAGCCCCCCAAGATTTGTCGTCTTTGAAACTTAGTCTGTCAGAATGACTGGCCTGGCCTGGCTGTAAATATGTGGTATTCCAGATGTTtggtaatgtaaacaaacagtATCCATTAAACACTGATTAGTCTGATCCAGCCACTAGGACATGAAAGAAGTTACCCATCTTGTAGCATACAACAGTAAATGCAGCCATCCTTGAAAATCTAGCTAGCCGCTTTAAAAAAAGATGATTGGTTAGTAGGTTAATCCGATTTCGCTGATGCCTATCTCTCCGGTGAATTTCTCACAGCTTTCCTTTTGAGTAATGGAGGCAGTAATGGAGGCAGCAATGGAGGCAGTAATGAAGGAAATGTTAGACGCATTGTTCTGCGCATTTCAGTGGAACTTTCTTTATGCAGGAATGGTCTCAGGTCCATTCCTGTGTGTTCTCCCACGACACGTTGTAGGAGATGACTCTGAGCTGTTGTCTTGGCCAAGGTAGGATGCACAAACTACTAAATGCAGGGCTGCCAGCGGCTGTGGCACACAttcttgaataaaataatta from Esox lucius isolate fEsoLuc1 chromosome 5, fEsoLuc1.pri, whole genome shotgun sequence harbors:
- the tacc2 gene encoding uncharacterized protein tacc2 isoform X7 yields the protein MQTQPELQTQPEVQTQPKVQTQPELQTGTSGEQQSRGSHYHEQLSPGAPPCSSPPATEPQSGQQDPVSTRRSGSPANSMALVHPSPLPSSNAPSTPQGRQQDTFPSRLAQTQTSSQPQESAHHILLTDGHCCLSHGLETSHRDATGGVYINDGDRNTLLTSVPTSVIDQGGEIHTFSALGSDKGSDVKSLRADKGGATMRTLGGGNALPRTHTPSQIQKPACNGEKAREEKEAGRKKSTLGDSFVVAANAAGNALPLTTLAMPEMREYKGEVRNKPLDLLERNRDRAATVSTPAVETETALLQEGDGRGGAGGIVASLLGGFAGEEQRETALPATTHHQGLIHIGIKSSPALPAKDTDTTTGSVSDQDCSCHTLPQSPEERKGGGQPGPTGDTQTTDTERKREGVKEREESGLQAEEHTVTNASLSPLGVITGPHCWEDNSAATATGLEREGEETREERGGVSGKQVLVSRPTVTGLAGWVSSAGSQTCPPPVAATAVVSSPGSSTPQSLCGWGELILPSSTSISGSIISADESRFSPPLPLSLPLRQQDDRDSAHSPLPPSRLSTSAEGELGSLAQPLLLRQADSRDLDLRSALFPSSLCSEPAWSQDSANNTKRGSENRESADRSCPIQTLKSEEKRAILGLKDNSATESQRSSSNTARGTEKEDSTRLTQSQGGTESHVQKTEPSQTFVGELQQASVAATTTEAGGEPGPSKASALSSSSPVISALPPTVLQSQHRSAAEGSHPQQVHIVSQSDASLLRSVIPQSVLGPPTMAAIGVLQLHARDSVGGTRKLFFNKTLTADDESSAALNYVPASDPAAVLAHASLPPLKVHENLRHPVTEASFTSHNFLKPVTPPPRSQTPTQPSQVGDTLPSLTPADFQGESQQKTQAGMTGNEDGREKDLEKIVVTPCVSAVTGLISSPHGASEGLVVEEKPNSHPDSVVPTPLTRVPLQPSHDPIPNSEQVVIQPPRPPSSSLASRQKHLTGITSSEDVFQVFFEGESNFAGPVCGARCQCAVPGPGSLHTQPDSGSNANGDYMTPGTTVTTLTKPDEDQTIIQPSQPTSQLGQSDQSDNHDLPVASHMDSRDEVRQNPPSSRDRLSMDLAWVRNEGKEEADNKAESVLHVSKTVVLNQPFSDPLKGEEGCHSADFSSAAEAITDVKETIVAEANTDVKETIVAEANTDVKETTVAEANTDVKETTVAEANTDVKETIVAEANTDVKETIVAEANTDVKETIVAEANTDVKETIVAEANTDVKETTVAEANTDVKETTVAEANTDVREMTVALAKADVEETTVAIGTNEVEEKTVALVKAKAKVEENMLVLAKAEVEKNTMTLAKPEVLEKTVVLAKAKNEVQTVTRTEAELTKSNTLEVTAFNHLPSPSMSDHCEYPEPVMILKHPGPMLSHHEFINDYDVALPGVWDSDGRSHYDSVALPDHVLQEVTLAASVILDSEYKDYLRHRKDDEDEEEHEMGGSGDKEQLAEPGKDEISQKLPEKAFISESVFLNIPLQHDSTGLNNGSESVKRDLPLPSKPQASERLHSGTDTSSPANQSAELSATGSDYIIPLHAGDSGAEPKAKKPIRGNLFNSGESINDDMINVSPPLGPGQPISSQPLDINTAEKQGDKMKGNNTLVKRKEETKPNEKQNEEEHKTGDQFFPTSPEEKGQIEKQTQDNRQEIEEGEKQNQIIRLLQCNDTAKTAQAEDRQTTDRPPEPEEKQEYTAIKEEGHDRSGITGNGPEMPSPDSVFLDSTERGEGNDGDGCEVCPGADQNNGSEAVKGKEQGKVEGRERKSVRTSEEEEKAVSSSDPVQAPAGSEPRQDPRHSPSSSGSAQCLYAGMSTPATLTAETCEGTRDTSGPNSIQNAALNQSDSAFILKAFSWQKEQGPKHEKPGASTASEDGSCGCLASDRGRKTDNNTRTENLAASTLLPGVTEGAESTLGHLIQEENRTLSDSNYSAIDNEKSKEVHGVKAGESNGERDGERAGERDGERAGERDGERAGGRDGGSDGERAGGRAMPGLVVEVVTDSKSSDLKSMIWSVMGENHVEDKSQGSGLVARACQDQRSKTEAVENTTAPVESDPSQCETSLDCRASSSPSSQSHGPEEHSTHQNSFPPSLGHSVDTSQSLNQQSKLSPDHQATVTVNLNPDQVTDIAVKLARDSHPGDINANLLESECEPKETRLAHHTAIVGTSHSSETNTAVLEATDTTMTSMASHRVEQAALEAKPASDRDVSEEDMTALDRKREKKMRALAKRMEERKQKLKKAKEEKEGTHKISTNEAGETVSQATTEPQTVMSVTRPSTEPPTEMSVTGPTTEPQTEMLVTGPSTEPQTVMSVTGPSAAPQTVMSVTGPTKEPHTEMPVTGPTKEPQTEMSVTGPSSEPETDWLAALRSHAALLSQSTKQNTAESSEKTTPPRPFPTLKSLESPVAEFCTPSEEAPSPLGQGAAAAPSSQRKDSPEKGENPPEEPQGKEKVPEPDWGSSLTQTKQAEERSEPPPVTTSPPPTLRSAASPPTPRGHVSQIPPVLPTYLQEDFPTPPPTPPERLPPKPEPQTPLHALRQAPLAAPVQTPSSEPESARPVQTPSSEPGPARPVQTPSSEPGPARPVQTSSSEPEPARPVQTPSSEPGPVQTPSSESESARPVQTPSSEPGPARPVQTPSSEPESARPVQTPSSEPGPARPVQTPSSEPGPALSVQTPSSEPDPALSVQTPSSEPDPALSVQTPSTEPEPAQPFQTTPSESEPVLPVQTPSSEPEPALSVQTPSSEPDPALSVQTPSSEPEPALSVQTPSTEPEPAQPFQTTPSESEPVLTVQTQLSEPEPVRPVQTSPSESEPAQPFQTTPSESEPVLPVQTPSSEPARPVQTTTSEPEPAQLFQTTPSEPARPVQTLPSEPESVQPVQTSPSEPEPAQPVQSTPSESEPVIPVQTSPEPARPIQTTPSEPVLNSASPPLSVPPSPAPKNQEKDTTTFGFSDPQTDDPVSLTRPPVPGKDILTLAPCTADPTPRSSDSDGAFETPESTTPVKSPTQTDTVTHLLSSEDTGLGCDSVDDGELKAEAKGHHGSSLSIVFDEDKPIAASGAYNLDQLLAAAAAAEAQNRSPLTRSLSLQAGELDGSGPLHLGESSIASGDCPLAESFSIAGGTESAPGTLRRPSKKGPLRPGGSLKKKPVLRQNSNPETPQPTSSSTTPELKRKAKQTRADSPLLVSEDQEGGATAESAPGPASATPSPGGTLRRTRKPRVESPAPLIEETNHTSPETDNQPIPVHTPVPGPEISIPLRPEDIPLPVSEAVPSSEGSSPIPPIGAYKWDPDNFEDIDPFNTGGSKVANSPPLGRKGVANSPPLGRKGVANSPPLGRKGVANSPPLGRKGVATSPPLGRKGVATSPPLGRKEGTPPICRKTAAPLDSTEELAPPPTSPPIRTSGAVRLEFDYSEENLEEPAKASPASKKLGRKPGSKMPLRKPRLGLKKAVQLSSESLDNAPTIVPDDDIPIPKASYNFDPAQWEDPNFNPFGSNSGIPNSPKMNKPSYSFDSETYNESGVDPFKGSSNRRAASPPKAVSGSASFEVSANDNEVDNDNDDIGDLGDHNQNKPAKPKKKPIKSKSMGSSLCCLLCTDSEREHSPSRENCLDRQQSNTFRVKRSPKRCDSSSQDPTPVDEAPPPIPVPQHDHATDEEKLASSSSHKEKLASANHKWAHTACQDMEAELTSDPKEDLPLPSDLTSFVNENSRASDYEIEYMEKIGSSSPPLSVKKPSNLYLKLDSVTGSLNKPNHGSEPDSPCTGYNTLGSFEEMEAQITAQMKTPVLCSRPGPEGSRPGPEGSAGDQEKTRMKEIQSVSRTQSAEREHGGGSVEVLVPDTPVLDRLSEGDVSLQYLEPDLAETNPSAFALKLQEELVLAAVRIEALQVAKHLSDSPSLSTVTPQKPRSRRWNLFSSPKQREKEVMLSTVDRDSVVTKGSLYTRPAGCGEGGRESSYMPKDLDHSLDIAREEVLSKEKEVQEWQRKYEDSRQEVLEMRGIVAEYEKTIAQMIEDEQKDKSLSHHTIQQLIIEKDQALSDLNSVEKSLAELFRRYEKLKDVLEGYRKNEEVLKKCAQEYLSRVRKEEQRYQALKIHAEEKLDKANADIAQVRLKARQEAAAYQASLRKETMKVDSLERTLEQKNKEIEELTKICDELIAKMGKS